A stretch of Thermodesulfovibrionales bacterium DNA encodes these proteins:
- a CDS encoding deoxyribonuclease IV: MQRLGVHCSIAGGIDLAMERAKALGCTTIQIFSHNPRNWARPSIPHGSLQRFKELRKLYDIEPVFIHCSYLINIASEDRSVRRLSTKMLLWELETAELIRGDYLILHPGSSSHNESRGRERAKRILKSISELKVWGTKLLLENTAGERGDISSTIEDLAELLEASGDLGGGICLDTCHAFQAGYDLRKKEEIERLSELIKKTIGQKRIKVIHLNDSKKDYGAGVDRHEHIGKGKIGEEGFRTFLNHPDFRGIPIILETPKRTEMDDVRNLKKVKNLLSL, translated from the coding sequence ATGCAGAGACTCGGTGTCCATTGCTCAATTGCCGGCGGTATTGACCTTGCCATGGAAAGGGCAAAAGCCCTTGGCTGTACCACTATCCAGATATTCTCCCATAACCCCAGAAATTGGGCAAGACCGTCGATACCGCATGGATCTCTCCAGAGATTCAAGGAGCTGAGGAAGCTTTATGATATAGAGCCTGTCTTTATCCATTGCTCTTATCTCATAAATATCGCCTCTGAAGACAGAAGTGTGAGAAGACTCTCAACGAAAATGCTTCTCTGGGAGCTGGAGACTGCTGAGCTCATCAGGGGAGATTACCTTATACTTCATCCGGGCTCATCATCTCACAATGAGTCTAGAGGTAGAGAAAGGGCAAAGAGAATTCTTAAAAGCATTTCTGAATTAAAGGTCTGGGGCACAAAGCTCCTCCTTGAAAACACCGCTGGTGAGAGGGGAGATATATCTTCTACAATTGAAGACCTCGCAGAACTCCTTGAAGCCTCTGGCGACCTCGGAGGCGGAATATGTCTCGATACCTGCCATGCCTTCCAGGCAGGATATGATCTACGAAAGAAAGAAGAGATTGAGCGGCTCTCTGAACTGATTAAAAAAACAATTGGCCAGAAAAGGATAAAGGTTATTCATCTCAATGACTCAAAAAAGGATTACGGAGCAGGTGTGGACAGGCATGAACATATAGGAAAAGGAAAGATAGGGGAGGAGGGGTTCAGAACGTTTTTAAATCATCCGGACTTCAGGGGAATACCCATTATACTTGAAACACCCAAAAGGACTGAGATGGATGATGTAAGGAATCTAAAGAAAGTTAAGAACCTTCTCAGTTTGTAG
- a CDS encoding tetratricopeptide repeat protein, which translates to MDKAVLKIQVRELFERGKKALRNGDTLHALVCFERAYQMENSPEIASYYAFCLAKERGKIQRAFELCRDALDKDPSNSVHYLNLGRIYLVLNNKPEAIKAFREGLAIARNEEIIEELQKLGIRKPPPVPFLKRSNPINKYLGIILKRLGLR; encoded by the coding sequence ATGGATAAAGCGGTTCTGAAGATACAGGTCAGGGAGCTTTTTGAGAGGGGCAAAAAGGCCTTAAGGAACGGAGATACCCTGCATGCCCTTGTCTGTTTTGAAAGGGCCTATCAAATGGAGAACAGCCCTGAAATTGCTTCCTATTACGCCTTCTGCCTCGCAAAGGAAAGGGGAAAGATCCAGAGGGCCTTTGAATTATGCAGGGATGCCCTTGATAAGGATCCCTCAAATTCCGTTCATTATCTTAATCTTGGAAGGATTTATCTTGTTCTCAATAACAAGCCAGAAGCAATAAAGGCATTCAGAGAAGGACTTGCCATTGCCCGGAATGAAGAGATAATTGAAGAGCTCCAGAAACTTGGAATAAGAAAGCCCCCGCCAGTTCCATTTTTAAAGAGAAGCAATCCCATTAATAAGTATCTCGGAATAATACTAAAGAGACTGGGACTCAGGTAA
- a CDS encoding TraB/GumN family protein codes for MKGIRRFKWSLLLLVIFFILWLHSLLQAEERGLLWQISSNKSEVYLLGSIHIFKKEFYPLNQRIEKAFSEAEVVVFEVNLNEMGSMQVLNLFQQKGLYPEGDSLKSHVSEKTLNMVLPKLEVLGITHELAMRLKPWMLAVTIQSMELQNFGFFPEYGIDHYLYKKAEGKEIKGLETPQYQIEMFDSFSERLQELFLLYTIKDLDRLPSITDLLVMAWKKGDTFIIQELTYKALTEEPELLPIYEKLFFERNTKMASKIEEYLTTGKKHFVIIGAGHLVGEKGIIEILKKKGYKILQL; via the coding sequence ATGAAGGGTATTCGGAGATTTAAGTGGTCTCTTTTACTTCTTGTAATTTTCTTTATTCTCTGGTTACACAGCCTTCTTCAGGCTGAAGAAAGAGGTTTATTATGGCAGATTTCATCAAATAAATCAGAGGTTTATTTGCTTGGCTCCATTCATATTTTTAAAAAGGAGTTTTATCCACTTAATCAGAGGATAGAAAAAGCATTCAGCGAAGCAGAAGTTGTGGTCTTTGAGGTAAATCTTAACGAGATGGGTTCAATGCAGGTCTTAAACCTCTTTCAGCAGAAAGGACTTTATCCGGAAGGAGATTCTTTAAAATCTCATGTTTCAGAAAAGACCCTTAATATGGTCCTCCCTAAACTCGAAGTCCTTGGAATAACTCACGAACTCGCTATGAGGTTAAAGCCCTGGATGCTTGCTGTCACCATCCAGTCAATGGAACTTCAGAACTTTGGATTTTTTCCAGAATATGGGATAGACCATTATTTATACAAAAAGGCAGAGGGCAAAGAGATAAAGGGTCTGGAAACACCTCAATACCAGATAGAAATGTTTGATAGCTTCTCAGAGAGATTACAGGAGCTCTTCCTTCTCTATACAATCAAAGATTTGGACCGGTTACCCTCAATCACTGATCTGTTAGTAATGGCTTGGAAGAAGGGAGATACTTTTATTATCCAGGAACTCACTTATAAAGCCCTTACGGAAGAACCGGAATTATTGCCTATATATGAAAAATTATTCTTTGAAAGAAATACAAAAATGGCTTCAAAGATAGAGGAATATCTCACAACAGGTAAAAAACATTTTGTAATTATTGGAGCGGGACATCTTGTTGGAGAAAAGGGTATAATTGAGATTCTTAAAAAGAAAGGTTACAAAATCCTACAGCTGTAA